The following proteins are encoded in a genomic region of Hippocampus zosterae strain Florida chromosome 2, ASM2543408v3, whole genome shotgun sequence:
- the sox18 gene encoding transcription factor SOX-18 yields MNLTEPSLSRGALLHPGQVSLVSPTWASRTPSPASDLEMGFEQNISGDCSSPSDHARRAEPRGLATEGGLSPDLAGGSGNGKGLGGEQRIRRPMNAFMVWAKDERKRLALQNPDLHNAVLSKMLGQSWKALTSTEKRPFVEEAERLRLQHLQDHPNYKYRPRRKKTTKKLKRVEPGLLLHSLAQSHSMGPSIVPGESGSGTSPYGHVPHHHHHHSHHLLPSLGHFRDLQAPGHQELESYGLPTPEMSPLDVLENGATESVFFPQHAQEDAGMGGWTSYHHPHHHNPHYSHHYGNHHNPIHGTPAQSRSPGMNVGVSAGRNPRMASVESNMASSMSPIPSNGSRMNPAQTSGRHITLRSPMKCPPPSHDSLSYPQSSISLHETVKPHQGSLPIGYYGQMYGSAASNFPPTHLGQLSPPPEPSPNSCSSFLPPVHIADPSNSDSAAHLGPSSSAEFWSEVDRHELDQYVNMARTREEAFGQGGVGSKVLVWRGSGSVSSVDRDGGSEEGVSPLISALSDASSAVYYSACITG; encoded by the exons ATGAATTTAACTGAGCCCAGCTTGTCTCGGGGGGCTCTGCTGCATCCCGGCCAGGTGTCTCTCGTGAGTCCGACGTGGGCCTCAAGGACCCCAAGTCCTGCTTCTGATCTTGAAATGGGGTTTGAGCAGAACATCTCAGGAGACTGCAGCTCTCCCAGTGACCACGCCAGGAGAGCAGAGCCCAGGGGGCTCGCCACAGAAGGGGGCCTGAGTCCAGATCTGGCGGGAGGCTCGGGCAATGGCAAGGGTTTGGGGGGCGAGCAGAGGATCCGTAGGCCCATGAATGCCTTCATGGTATGGGCAAAAGATGAGAGGAAGCGACTCGCCTTGCAGAACCCAGACCTTCACAACGCTGTGCTCAGCAAGATGCTCG GCCAGTCGTGGAAGGCATTGACTTCTACGGAAAAGCGTCCTTttgtggaggaagcagagcgtCTCCGCCTTCAGCACCTCCAGGATCACCCAAACTACAAGTATCGGCCTCGCCGCAAGAAGACCACAAAGAAACTCAAGCGTGTCGAACCGGGGCTCTTGCTTCACAGCTTGGCTCAGAGCCATAGCATGGGTCCTAGCATCGTCCCCGGAGAAAGTGGCTCTGGAACCTCTCCGTATGGACACGTgcctcaccaccaccatcaccactcCCACCACCTGCTGCCCTCTCTGGGTCACTTCAGGGACCTCCAGGCACCGGGGCACCAAGAGCTGGAGAGCTACGGCTTGCCCACCCCGGAGATGTCCCCTCTGGATGTTCTGGAAAACGGTGCGACTGAATCAGTCTTCTTCCCCCAGCATGCGCAGGAGGACGCAGGGATGGGAGGCTGGACCAGCTACCACCATCCTCACCACCATAATCCGCATTACAGCCATCACTATGGCAACCACCACAACCCTATACATGGTACGCCCGCACAGAGCCGGAGTCCAGGAATGAATGTGGGGGTGAGTGCTGGTCGGAATCCCAGAATGGCTTCGGTCGAATCAAACATGGCTTCAAGCATGAGCCCGATTCCTTCAAACGGTTCTCGGATGAACCCAGCGCAAACATCAGGCCGCCATATCACCTTGAGGAGTCCCATGAAATGCCCGCCACCTTCCCATGACTCCTTGTCCTATCCccagtcttcaatcagcctccaTGAGACAGTTAAGCCGCACCAAGGCTCCCTTCCTATCGGCTACTACGGCCAAATGTATGGTAGCGCAGCCTCCAATTTCCCCCCGACTCACTTGGGCCAGCTTTCACCTCCTCCTGAGCCCTCCCCCAATTCCTGCTCATCTTTCCTCCCTCCTGTGCACATAGCAGACCCATCCAATTCTGACTCGGCTGCTCATCTGGGGCCGTCTTCTTCGGCTGAATTCTGGTCAGAGGTGGACAGGCATGAATTGGACCAGTACGTAAATATGGCAAGAACCCGAGAGGAGGCCTTTGGACAAGGTGGGGTTGGGTCCAAAGTTCTGGTCTGGCGCGGTAGCGGTAGCGTTAGCAGCGTTGACAGAGATGGCGGCAGCGAAGAAGGAGTCAGCCCTCTTATATCTGCTCTCTCTGATGCTAGCAGTGCCGTCTATTACAGTGCATGTATCACTGGCTAA